Proteins from a single region of Candidatus Micrarchaeum acidiphilum ARMAN-2:
- a CDS encoding molybdopterin dehydrogenase FAD-binding — MYQICKCGLLLPRNFDYYAPASLKEAVAVLKKHSDARILAGGQSLLPMMKLRLASPEAIVDISRIKELRGIRQDKDKVLLGAMTTISEIAISEVVKSELPALFEAASAIADPQVRNMGTIGGNIANADPGNDMPAIAIAYGAGIEIFDGKITRNESADTFFVDAYTTKAAQHEIITSLVFPKGMRGSAYARVNRRIGDYALASACAVIEVSGGRITEARIAFNGAAQKAIRAEASERRLVDSKPSTDAFDKAAQDALKGLEIEDSFYASASVKKAAIRHVVAEAVENAYRRAKVVR; from the coding sequence TTGTATCAAATATGTAAATGTGGTCTTTTGCTGCCTAGAAATTTTGATTACTATGCGCCGGCAAGCTTGAAGGAAGCCGTTGCCGTGCTTAAGAAGCATAGCGATGCAAGGATACTTGCAGGGGGACAGAGCCTTCTGCCCATGATGAAGCTTAGGCTTGCATCGCCCGAAGCAATAGTCGACATTTCAAGGATAAAGGAACTGCGCGGGATAAGACAGGATAAGGATAAAGTCTTGTTAGGGGCGATGACTACAATTTCGGAAATCGCGATATCTGAAGTGGTAAAAAGTGAGCTGCCTGCTCTTTTCGAGGCCGCGTCCGCGATAGCAGATCCGCAGGTGAGGAACATGGGCACCATAGGAGGCAATATCGCGAATGCAGATCCTGGAAACGATATGCCGGCAATAGCCATCGCGTATGGCGCAGGAATAGAAATTTTTGACGGGAAAATAACGCGCAACGAAAGCGCAGACACTTTTTTTGTGGATGCATACACTACAAAGGCTGCGCAGCACGAAATAATAACTTCGCTGGTCTTTCCTAAGGGCATGCGTGGAAGCGCGTATGCCAGGGTAAATAGGAGGATAGGCGATTACGCACTTGCCTCTGCATGCGCAGTGATCGAAGTTTCAGGAGGCAGAATAACAGAAGCAAGAATTGCATTCAACGGCGCCGCGCAAAAGGCGATAAGAGCAGAGGCTTCAGAGCGCAGGCTTGTAGACTCGAAACCCAGCACTGATGCATTTGACAAAGCAGCGCAAGACGCATTGAAGGGGCTTGAAATAGAGGACAGCTTTTACGCAAGCGCTAGCGTAAAGAAAGCTGCCATAAGGCACGTCGTTGCTGAAGCCGTTGAAAATGCCTACAGAAGGGCGAAGGTGGTCAGATGA
- a CDS encoding [2Fe-2S]-binding domain protein, whose protein sequence is MKNVEVSININSKNYKARIEPRMLLVHFIREVAGLTGTHIGCDTTDCGACTVLMDGKAVKSCTVLAVQAKGRSLKTIEGVGSGDKLARIQKEFVDERGLQCGFCTPGMIMQGLAIINEYKHPTEEQVKHGLSGNLCRCTGYQSIVDAIVKASKAKK, encoded by the coding sequence ATGAAAAATGTTGAAGTCTCGATAAACATAAACTCGAAGAATTACAAGGCTCGAATAGAGCCAAGGATGTTGCTTGTGCATTTCATACGGGAGGTTGCCGGACTCACAGGAACGCACATAGGCTGCGACACGACCGACTGCGGTGCGTGCACCGTGCTCATGGACGGAAAGGCGGTAAAGTCCTGCACAGTACTGGCAGTACAGGCAAAGGGGCGCAGCTTGAAGACAATAGAGGGCGTCGGCAGCGGAGACAAATTGGCGCGCATACAGAAGGAATTTGTAGATGAAAGGGGGCTGCAGTGCGGTTTCTGCACCCCAGGCATGATCATGCAGGGCCTTGCTATAATAAACGAATACAAGCATCCTACTGAGGAGCAGGTCAAGCATGGACTGTCAGGAAACCTCTGCAGGTGCACAGGATATCAGAGCATAGTCGACGCAATAGTAAAGGCTTCAAAAGCTAAAAAATGA
- a CDS encoding Carbon monoxide dehydrogenase beta subunit, giving the protein MERLERFVSGKGMYVDDIRVKNPLYMAVYRSPYARARIIDVKGGLNFKDLDAVLTSVGEGASQDRKDLMHPVFAKGYVNYVGQPVAAVFADDPYEAEDRLDEVDVEYEPLDPIVDPEAALGAEPIHKGMKSNVLSDKHLGSRFSTDADIVLEDRLENHRIATNAIEPRGILADYDGKRLTIHISTQSVFSIKKGICGTLNMPEESVRVIQADTGGGFGLKGGLQAEYPIAAFAAMKYRRPVKWIETRSEHLMAANQGRGAIGKMKLHAKRNGRILGIEGEIIVDAGAYAGGIAEFGPGFIAMQLTGQYKIEKGYVHAMSVLTNKVPYGPYRGAGRPEAGFFMERMVDMLADELRMDADEIRLLNAADKPFKSPLGLEIEASKPFMQKAFKELEYKRLRGRRAGLALFVLVPGARPGESARIMVKDGIVHVWTGSNPHGQGHEFFVKKLVHEELGVPESKVMLEVPDTDLIKAGIGTWGSRSAMVGGAAVVNAARKIKEQVVAKHGSYSPRKLLEGNYDYFEFYRYEGNINAFGANVATVAVDELGMAKVIELGAYYDVGRALDMGMVKGQISGGMIQGVGQSFTEEVIYDENGQLLTSSIATAGLVHASGIPKMKIKVAENPSALPHHARGLGEAPTIGTPAAIARAVELATGKRIRSTPIRQEDLV; this is encoded by the coding sequence ATGGAAAGGTTGGAAAGATTCGTGTCTGGAAAGGGCATGTACGTTGACGACATAAGGGTGAAGAACCCACTTTACATGGCGGTTTACAGAAGCCCCTACGCGAGGGCTAGAATAATAGATGTAAAAGGCGGGCTCAACTTTAAGGACCTTGATGCCGTGCTTACTTCTGTAGGAGAAGGCGCATCGCAAGACCGCAAGGACCTGATGCATCCAGTATTCGCAAAAGGATACGTTAACTATGTAGGGCAGCCTGTAGCTGCAGTGTTTGCTGATGATCCTTATGAGGCAGAGGACAGGCTTGACGAGGTAGATGTAGAATACGAGCCGCTTGACCCAATTGTTGACCCTGAAGCCGCGCTTGGAGCAGAGCCCATCCACAAGGGCATGAAGAGCAACGTGCTTTCCGACAAACATCTGGGAAGCAGATTCAGCACTGATGCTGACATAGTTCTTGAAGACAGGCTGGAGAACCATAGGATCGCGACCAACGCCATAGAACCCAGGGGGATACTTGCTGACTACGATGGAAAAAGACTAACTATACATATATCAACACAGTCTGTTTTCAGCATAAAGAAGGGCATATGTGGTACGCTCAACATGCCTGAAGAATCGGTCAGGGTCATACAGGCCGACACGGGAGGAGGCTTTGGGCTCAAGGGCGGGCTCCAGGCAGAGTATCCCATAGCGGCATTTGCAGCCATGAAGTACAGAAGGCCAGTGAAATGGATTGAGACCAGAAGCGAACATTTGATGGCAGCTAACCAGGGCAGGGGAGCCATTGGCAAGATGAAGCTGCACGCCAAAAGAAACGGCCGCATACTTGGGATAGAAGGCGAGATAATAGTAGACGCGGGAGCATATGCGGGAGGCATAGCAGAGTTCGGCCCGGGATTCATAGCCATGCAGCTTACTGGTCAGTACAAGATAGAGAAGGGATATGTGCACGCCATGAGCGTTCTCACAAACAAGGTGCCATACGGCCCATACAGAGGTGCCGGAAGGCCAGAGGCCGGCTTCTTCATGGAGAGGATGGTAGACATGCTTGCAGATGAGCTGAGAATGGATGCCGACGAAATAAGGCTGCTGAACGCTGCTGACAAGCCTTTCAAGTCTCCGCTGGGGCTTGAAATAGAAGCTTCCAAGCCGTTCATGCAGAAGGCATTCAAGGAACTTGAGTACAAAAGGCTCAGGGGCAGGAGGGCTGGGCTGGCGCTATTCGTCCTGGTGCCAGGCGCAAGGCCAGGCGAGAGCGCAAGGATAATGGTAAAGGACGGCATAGTGCACGTGTGGACCGGCAGCAACCCACACGGCCAGGGCCATGAATTTTTTGTGAAGAAGCTTGTACACGAAGAGCTTGGCGTACCAGAATCAAAGGTAATGCTTGAAGTTCCTGACACGGACTTGATAAAGGCAGGAATAGGAACGTGGGGGAGCAGGTCTGCGATGGTCGGAGGCGCTGCAGTAGTCAATGCCGCCAGAAAGATAAAGGAACAGGTCGTGGCCAAGCACGGAAGTTATTCTCCGAGGAAACTTCTCGAGGGAAATTATGACTACTTCGAATTTTATAGATATGAAGGTAACATAAACGCCTTTGGCGCAAACGTGGCAACGGTAGCAGTTGATGAACTGGGAATGGCAAAAGTTATTGAACTGGGGGCGTATTACGACGTAGGGAGAGCCCTTGACATGGGAATGGTAAAAGGCCAAATAAGCGGCGGAATGATACAGGGAGTCGGGCAGTCTTTTACTGAAGAAGTAATCTACGACGAGAACGGCCAGCTCTTGACTTCCAGCATAGCTACGGCCGGACTGGTGCATGCTTCAGGAATACCGAAGATGAAAATAAAGGTTGCGGAAAATCCATCTGCGCTGCCGCACCATGCAAGGGGCCTTGGCGAAGCTCCAACAATAGGAACCCCGGCCGCGATCGCTAGAGCGGTAGAGCTTGCAACAGGAAAACGGATACGATCAACGCCGATAAGGCAGGAGGACCTTGTCTAG
- a CDS encoding major facilitator superfamily MFS_1 codes for MAKRTGHTLPVVVEALLLLLFGNIINQSFVVLAPFIKDRFLLNAGELSYLPTAVYAGVILILLLSGIFIDRLGNRTAIKLSFLFMALGLAACVAASSYYVLLIGYFLIGLGYGSLPAATNSTVISAYRPSHYKKMGLKQTGIPVGVLFAIIFLPIIALDYGLVYAFIFMLVIAVLVFALMGHDRGKPKSESETDYLHELLSVLKNKTVYRISALSAFLFWAQQSVATYLVLFFIYNGFGIFAAEIALFALILGSIAGRNIWPSIGTRAFGSDKATSLSAVAAGSALLIIILAMLPGDFVVAIAISFILGIFIMGWSSIYNTIISESAGEGRVGVHSGVGFIILDAGIILGLPVSGFLIHAFSYRYTFDIIGVVLLIISAAIFVFGRDLAGSAAQRHAAINSNS; via the coding sequence TTGGCGAAAAGAACCGGTCACACATTACCTGTTGTTGTTGAAGCGCTGCTCCTGCTTCTTTTCGGAAACATTATCAACCAGTCATTCGTAGTGCTGGCCCCATTCATAAAGGACAGATTTCTGCTGAACGCGGGAGAGTTAAGCTATCTACCTACTGCTGTCTACGCCGGAGTAATACTAATACTGCTGCTGTCAGGCATATTCATAGATCGGCTAGGCAACAGAACCGCTATAAAGCTATCATTTCTCTTCATGGCTCTCGGACTGGCCGCCTGCGTAGCCGCAAGTTCGTATTATGTGCTGCTTATCGGATATTTTCTTATCGGCCTTGGCTACGGATCCCTTCCTGCTGCAACCAACAGCACAGTGATAAGTGCATACCGCCCAAGCCACTACAAGAAGATGGGCCTGAAGCAGACTGGTATACCTGTCGGAGTGCTTTTTGCAATAATCTTTCTTCCAATAATCGCGCTAGATTACGGTCTCGTGTACGCATTTATTTTTATGCTCGTCATAGCAGTACTTGTATTCGCTTTGATGGGACACGACAGAGGCAAGCCCAAGAGCGAAAGCGAAACCGACTACCTTCACGAGCTTCTGTCCGTGCTAAAAAACAAAACAGTCTATCGAATCAGCGCGCTTTCTGCATTCCTCTTCTGGGCCCAGCAGTCAGTTGCAACCTACCTAGTCCTATTTTTCATTTACAACGGGTTCGGCATATTTGCAGCAGAAATCGCCCTCTTCGCCCTGATTCTCGGATCAATTGCAGGCAGGAACATCTGGCCCAGCATAGGAACCAGGGCATTCGGAAGCGACAAGGCAACTTCACTTTCTGCGGTTGCGGCAGGGTCTGCACTGCTCATAATAATCTTGGCCATGCTGCCAGGGGATTTCGTTGTCGCGATAGCCATATCGTTTATTCTCGGCATTTTCATAATGGGATGGAGCAGCATATACAACACCATAATTTCGGAGTCAGCCGGCGAAGGCAGGGTAGGGGTGCACAGCGGAGTAGGCTTCATAATACTCGACGCCGGCATAATCCTAGGGTTGCCGGTATCCGGGTTTCTAATCCATGCGTTTTCATACAGGTACACATTTGATATCATAGGTGTCGTGCTGCTAATCATCTCGGCTGCGATATTTGTGTTTGGCAGAGACCTTGCCGGTTCTGCTGCGCAGCGGCACGCAGCAATTAATTCCAACAGCTAG
- a CDS encoding Citrate transporter produces MPNKKSGIRFVRKEPIFFFLLAAYALLVAYNIKFLNSSLVEWNTVAIIASFLIINTGLLISGGIDAAAYAMLGRIKSFRKLALASIALTVLVSMFITNDASLIVLVPLTMSIGRISGSDVRSTVVLQAIGANLGSMLTPFGNPQNIIMFRHYGLSAPQFILAMMPIFLISALVLAAFVFLISRTGRASQPPPRPRSNRALLAASILLFVADTAGFLGNYSIWFFVAMSAAAIAAMTALRSKGSKVTAVLFRIDVFLILTFVLIFLVINSAATLLPRLHTNSGVLMFLYALVASQLISNVPATVLLQKSSIFAPLSWGVNVGGNGTVIASLANFIAIRQGGGISPIRFMKLSLLYTTIVALFAIILIEV; encoded by the coding sequence TTGCCCAACAAAAAAAGCGGAATAAGGTTTGTAAGGAAGGAACCGATTTTCTTTTTCCTGCTGGCAGCATACGCCTTGCTTGTTGCCTACAACATCAAGTTTCTCAATTCCTCGCTTGTTGAATGGAATACGGTTGCTATAATAGCGTCTTTCCTGATAATAAACACCGGGCTGCTCATCTCCGGAGGGATTGATGCGGCTGCATACGCGATGCTAGGACGGATTAAAAGCTTCAGGAAGCTTGCCTTGGCGTCAATCGCGCTTACCGTGCTTGTCTCGATGTTCATAACAAACGACGCGTCGCTGATAGTGCTGGTGCCTCTGACAATGAGCATAGGCAGGATATCCGGCAGCGACGTAAGGAGCACAGTCGTGCTGCAGGCAATAGGCGCAAACCTTGGATCAATGCTGACGCCGTTCGGCAACCCGCAGAACATAATAATGTTCAGGCACTACGGGCTTTCCGCGCCGCAGTTCATTCTGGCAATGATGCCAATATTTCTAATATCTGCGCTTGTGCTTGCCGCCTTTGTTTTCTTAATCAGCAGAACCGGCAGGGCAAGCCAGCCCCCTCCCAGGCCCCGCAGCAACAGAGCCTTGCTTGCAGCTTCAATCCTGCTCTTTGTGGCTGACACCGCAGGCTTCCTTGGCAATTACAGCATCTGGTTCTTTGTGGCAATGTCTGCCGCGGCAATAGCTGCCATGACTGCGCTTAGGTCCAAGGGCTCGAAGGTCACTGCCGTGCTTTTCAGGATTGACGTCTTCCTAATACTGACTTTCGTACTTATCTTCCTTGTTATAAATTCGGCTGCGACCCTGCTGCCAAGGCTTCATACAAATAGCGGCGTGCTCATGTTTTTATATGCGCTGGTTGCCTCGCAGCTAATAAGCAATGTCCCAGCTACGGTGCTGCTGCAAAAGTCGTCTATTTTCGCGCCGCTGAGCTGGGGCGTCAATGTTGGAGGCAACGGCACGGTGATTGCATCACTGGCAAATTTTATTGCGATAAGGCAGGGCGGGGGCATAAGCCCAATCAGGTTCATGAAGCTTTCGCTTCTTTACACCACAATTGTCGCATTGTTCGCAATTATTCTCATCGAAGTGTAA
- a CDS encoding short-chain dehydrogenase/reductase SDR yields MPMRNSLIFIFCLRIIMGGEMASIRGKCFIVVGAGGGLGYAISKRLLESGAKVVISSRTRENLEKLKGRLSKFGVVDYVAGDATKRDDAERVASEAKKIMGRIDGAVIQVGDFLGDNFESFTADNAYKMVSANLVAPLTAVQAVSKAMDRGGAVVFVSNSEAAQTKKTSTNLSYLVSKAALNKAVEMVAAELLPRGIRANGIAPNSIADPEKSERSEMGSQEQRPEDLAGIAEWLLGEESVLVDGVVIQADSGYRFARRR; encoded by the coding sequence TTGCCAATGCGCAACTCACTAATTTTTATTTTTTGTCTGCGCATTATAATGGGTGGCGAGATGGCAAGCATAAGGGGGAAGTGCTTTATAGTGGTTGGTGCCGGAGGGGGCCTTGGATACGCAATATCGAAGAGGCTGCTTGAGTCAGGCGCCAAGGTGGTTATATCTTCAAGGACAAGGGAAAATCTCGAAAAGTTAAAGGGAAGGCTGTCAAAGTTTGGAGTGGTTGATTATGTAGCTGGGGATGCGACCAAAAGAGACGATGCAGAGCGCGTTGCATCTGAAGCCAAGAAGATAATGGGGAGAATCGATGGAGCAGTAATACAGGTCGGAGACTTCTTAGGTGACAATTTCGAAAGCTTTACCGCTGACAACGCGTACAAGATGGTGTCGGCAAACCTTGTTGCGCCGCTGACCGCAGTGCAGGCGGTGTCCAAGGCCATGGATAGGGGTGGTGCGGTGGTTTTTGTAAGCAACTCGGAAGCGGCGCAGACAAAGAAAACATCTACCAACCTGTCGTATCTAGTATCAAAGGCTGCGCTAAACAAAGCCGTTGAGATGGTGGCGGCCGAGCTTCTTCCGCGAGGAATAAGGGCGAACGGCATAGCCCCAAATTCGATAGCAGATCCCGAGAAGAGTGAAAGGAGCGAGATGGGCAGCCAGGAGCAAAGGCCCGAGGACCTTGCAGGAATAGCCGAGTGGCTGCTCGGCGAAGAATCAGTTCTTGTCGACGGTGTAGTAATACAGGCGGACTCCGGATACAGGTTCGCAAGGCGCAGGTGA
- a CDS encoding Methyltransferase type 12: MAVHSWEDFDHSRAKGMRDRFIPMDRVLEFAKLGRDDTILDIGAGDGEYAQEFAKIAVKGSATAMEFTQTGLKLIRDRIASSRLKNLHAVEANACAVNDFSGYTKIFMSNVFHDIRCKDDILFRFEETLDAGSEIILIEFKPEAEFGPPVLSRISERQLETIMARHGFALLDRAEFQFHYMHKYAKKQKQ; the protein is encoded by the coding sequence ATGGCAGTGCATTCGTGGGAGGACTTTGATCATTCCAGGGCCAAGGGCATGAGGGACAGATTTATACCAATGGATAGGGTGCTCGAGTTCGCAAAATTGGGCAGGGACGACACCATACTTGACATAGGGGCCGGAGACGGAGAATATGCCCAGGAGTTCGCCAAGATAGCGGTAAAGGGAAGCGCGACAGCAATGGAGTTCACGCAAACCGGGCTCAAGCTCATAAGGGACAGGATAGCCAGTTCAAGGCTTAAGAACCTGCATGCAGTCGAGGCAAATGCGTGCGCAGTCAACGACTTTTCAGGATACACCAAGATATTCATGTCTAACGTATTCCACGACATCCGCTGCAAGGATGATATACTTTTCAGGTTTGAGGAAACCCTTGACGCAGGCTCCGAGATAATCTTAATAGAGTTCAAGCCTGAGGCAGAATTCGGGCCGCCCGTGCTTTCAAGAATTTCGGAAAGGCAGCTTGAAACCATAATGGCGAGGCACGGATTCGCACTCCTTGACAGGGCCGAGTTTCAATTCCACTACATGCACAAATATGCAAAGAAGCAGAAGCAGTGA
- a CDS encoding glycosyl transferase family 2, which yields MPKEISVVLPTIEEESVFGMIDRLRKLIPGCEIIVVDKSSEDYRKRLEKKRVHLIKQTSSGYENALMEGFKAASGTLIATIDPDGTYDPRDLVREISYLKKNGLDMVLGNRLHGKNSAAMSGHINFGNRNLTKIYNTTHRAKLHDVLSGVFVMRREAVSAIFDVEPYRAGTLFFVMEISKKGFNKISDIPVSYRERPGQAESKLAKSKVLYGMGVAGHIVRSTRDYSPLLIFGSIGAILLLAGIVIGLLVVVNYISTGTMNEIGRALIAILLVVIGFLSIISGLILDLLLQMSRKMDRM from the coding sequence ATGCCTAAAGAGATAAGTGTAGTCCTGCCTACAATAGAGGAAGAATCTGTATTCGGCATGATAGACAGGCTACGCAAGCTTATTCCCGGATGTGAGATAATAGTGGTTGACAAAAGCAGCGAGGATTACAGAAAAAGGCTAGAGAAGAAGCGAGTGCACCTGATAAAACAGACATCTTCCGGATACGAAAATGCGCTGATGGAGGGCTTCAAGGCCGCAAGCGGCACGCTCATAGCAACGATAGACCCGGACGGCACATACGACCCGCGCGACCTTGTCAGGGAGATATCCTACTTGAAAAAGAACGGGCTTGACATGGTGCTGGGCAACAGGCTTCATGGAAAAAATTCGGCTGCAATGTCTGGGCACATAAACTTCGGGAACAGGAACCTAACCAAAATATACAACACCACGCACAGGGCCAAGCTACACGACGTTCTTTCCGGAGTGTTTGTCATGCGCCGGGAGGCTGTATCAGCCATATTTGATGTTGAGCCATACCGGGCTGGCACGCTGTTCTTCGTCATGGAGATATCAAAGAAAGGCTTTAACAAGATATCCGACATACCTGTAAGCTACCGCGAGAGGCCCGGCCAAGCAGAATCAAAGCTCGCAAAATCAAAAGTCCTCTACGGCATGGGCGTGGCGGGCCACATCGTAAGGTCTACGCGCGACTACAGCCCGCTGCTCATATTTGGCTCCATAGGTGCCATACTGCTGCTTGCAGGAATAGTGATAGGCTTATTGGTCGTGGTGAACTACATAAGCACAGGCACAATGAATGAGATAGGCAGGGCGCTGATAGCGATACTGCTTGTTGTGATTGGCTTCCTTTCCATAATAAGCGGGCTGATACTTGACCTCCTGCTGCAGATGTCCCGGAAGATGGACAGGATGTAA
- a CDS encoding ribonuclease Z has translation MFRITILGSSGSAPTKDRSLSSIAVSREGTIYLFDCGEGTQRQMLRYGLNISRVKAIFITHMHGDHVIGIAGLVRTLSLYKRSEPLSIFVPRGYESAAESLLKFDSAIMTYEIKVIGIKSGVVYRDEGIEVRAFKLVHSIPTYGYSFVEEGKLHFVKSKAESLGIKGKKFSEIQKKGKIKIDGKLIKLSEITYPEKEKKFTYASDTRPAASTVIAARNAELLVHEATYCADLERLARERKHSTAAEAAQVAKNAKVKKLVLTHISARYRNASQIRSEAAKVFRNVEVAEDGKEYEIDRGS, from the coding sequence ATGTTTAGGATAACAATACTTGGAAGTTCGGGCTCGGCCCCGACCAAAGATAGAAGCCTGTCTTCGATAGCGGTAAGCAGGGAGGGCACAATATACCTGTTCGACTGCGGGGAGGGCACACAGCGCCAGATGCTCAGGTATGGCCTCAACATATCAAGAGTAAAGGCGATATTCATAACCCACATGCACGGCGATCACGTCATAGGCATAGCAGGTCTGGTAAGAACGCTGTCGCTGTACAAGAGGTCGGAGCCGCTGAGCATATTCGTCCCGAGGGGCTATGAATCTGCGGCCGAGTCCTTGCTGAAATTTGATTCGGCAATAATGACCTACGAGATAAAGGTGATCGGGATCAAAAGCGGCGTAGTATATCGCGATGAAGGAATAGAGGTCAGGGCATTCAAGCTTGTGCATTCAATACCTACATACGGATATTCATTTGTTGAGGAAGGAAAACTGCACTTTGTAAAGAGCAAGGCAGAGTCGCTTGGCATAAAAGGCAAGAAGTTCAGCGAAATACAGAAAAAGGGAAAAATTAAAATAGATGGCAAGCTAATAAAGTTATCAGAAATAACCTATCCTGAAAAGGAAAAGAAATTCACCTACGCGTCAGACACAAGGCCAGCTGCAAGTACGGTAATAGCGGCAAGGAACGCAGAGCTGCTGGTTCACGAGGCGACCTACTGCGCAGATCTGGAAAGGCTCGCCAGGGAAAGGAAGCACTCGACTGCCGCAGAGGCTGCGCAGGTCGCTAAAAATGCAAAAGTAAAAAAACTGGTGCTTACACACATAAGTGCAAGGTACCGGAACGCTTCGCAGATACGGTCCGAGGCCGCCAAGGTCTTTAGGAACGTCGAGGTCGCAGAGGACGGAAAGGAGTACGAAATAGACAGGGGCTCGTAG
- a CDS encoding putative fibronectin-binding protein produces the protein MASRQVSTLEIASLSKELRFLEGFHIDKFYQVDESRFRIKASSKGEKVNLGIWLCRYIGRTETITIADKPTNFSIAVRRRISGFVVDSVVMLNSDRIIEIKCSKGQETKSVIFEMFGRGNIILCDGSYTIELAYAPHTFKDRAVKKGATYAPPKNARFTLAAPPTGHDIAEMAKVPDASIISAISKNFNIGSVYIEDALMRCGIDPKAPAVSVGEDACGRIAAQIKDLLVFAENPKPRIYSKDGAYLDYGICGIMKYEGMEMQEFATVQEMLERYYASIASETAESAAKQPNRAAEETRASIEKQKAAYLEMQKEIEYSKAAGQKIFQNMDLINRIIAYAREKKKFTKEDIESSFPGIKVIGVDLKDKKITIDI, from the coding sequence GTGGCTTCTAGGCAGGTATCCACCCTGGAAATTGCGTCGCTTTCAAAAGAGCTGAGATTCCTAGAGGGCTTCCACATAGACAAGTTCTACCAGGTGGATGAGTCAAGGTTCAGGATAAAGGCAAGCTCAAAAGGAGAGAAGGTAAACCTCGGCATATGGCTGTGCAGGTACATTGGCAGAACCGAGACGATAACCATAGCTGACAAACCCACTAACTTTTCAATAGCGGTAAGAAGAAGGATATCGGGATTTGTGGTGGACTCTGTGGTCATGCTCAACTCCGACAGGATAATCGAGATTAAATGCTCCAAGGGCCAGGAAACAAAATCTGTAATATTCGAGATGTTCGGGAGGGGAAACATAATACTTTGCGACGGCTCCTACACAATAGAGCTCGCGTACGCCCCGCACACATTCAAGGACAGGGCGGTAAAGAAAGGTGCAACATACGCCCCGCCGAAAAATGCGCGGTTCACGCTGGCAGCCCCGCCAACCGGGCATGACATAGCCGAAATGGCAAAGGTCCCGGATGCCAGCATAATATCTGCAATATCAAAAAATTTCAACATAGGCTCCGTCTATATAGAGGATGCACTCATGCGATGCGGCATAGACCCAAAGGCGCCCGCCGTCTCGGTCGGCGAAGATGCATGTGGCAGAATAGCCGCGCAGATCAAAGATTTGCTCGTATTCGCAGAGAACCCCAAGCCAAGGATATACTCCAAGGACGGCGCTTACCTGGACTATGGAATCTGCGGAATAATGAAATATGAAGGTATGGAAATGCAGGAATTCGCCACAGTCCAGGAAATGCTGGAAAGATACTATGCAAGCATTGCTTCTGAGACGGCTGAATCTGCGGCAAAGCAGCCGAACAGGGCCGCGGAAGAGACTAGGGCGAGCATAGAAAAGCAGAAAGCAGCCTACCTAGAAATGCAGAAGGAGATAGAATATAGCAAGGCCGCAGGCCAGAAGATATTCCAGAACATGGACTTGATAAACAGGATAATAGCTTACGCAAGGGAGAAGAAGAAATTTACCAAGGAGGACATAGAAAGCAGCTTCCCCGGCATAAAGGTGATCGGAGTAGACCTTAAGGACAAGAAGATAACAATAGACATATGA